A genomic stretch from Chitinophaga lutea includes:
- a CDS encoding SprT-like domain-containing protein encodes MKQEAPLHALASYLPDGTFEQVIAYITEFKVHLTITRERASVLGDYRHPYENKGHRISINGGLNKYAFLLTLLHEIAHLVTFMVYGNRVSAHGKEWKQEYSKILREFVGKNYLPPDVEAAVRDSLHNPAASSCADEDLMRVLKRYDRKKENHYLVEQLPPGQLFRTKDGRIFRRGERIRKRFRCEEVDTRRVYLFSPVYEVELVSE; translated from the coding sequence TTGAAGCAAGAAGCACCTTTACATGCATTAGCGAGTTACCTGCCCGACGGTACGTTCGAGCAGGTGATCGCCTATATCACGGAATTCAAGGTACATCTCACCATCACCCGCGAAAGGGCCAGCGTACTGGGCGATTACAGGCACCCTTACGAAAACAAGGGCCACCGCATCAGCATCAACGGCGGGCTCAACAAATACGCCTTCCTGCTCACCCTGCTGCATGAAATCGCCCACCTGGTGACGTTCATGGTATACGGCAACCGCGTATCGGCCCACGGAAAGGAATGGAAACAGGAATACAGTAAAATCCTCCGCGAATTCGTTGGTAAAAATTACCTGCCGCCCGATGTGGAAGCGGCGGTGCGCGACAGCCTGCACAACCCGGCCGCCAGCTCCTGCGCTGACGAAGACCTGATGCGGGTGCTGAAGCGGTACGACCGGAAAAAGGAAAACCATTACCTGGTGGAGCAGCTGCCCCCGGGCCAGTTGTTCAGGACCAAGGACGGGCGCATATTCCGCCGCGGCGAGCGCATCCGTAAAAGATTCCGTTGCGAGGAAGTGGACACCCGGCGGGTCTATCTTTTCAGCCCGGTGTATGAAGTGGAACTGGTCAGCGAGTAA
- a CDS encoding OsmC family protein, which produces MQVHLKTIHESSAAAGWAGPRSLVIDRTPRAGGLGIGFSGEELFMMSIGASLCNDLYREAAIRGIELQHVEIIINGDWSGEPAQARNLRYDIKVQSNAPREATEELIKHTDHIAEIPHTLRAGTPVRLNMMEISG; this is translated from the coding sequence ATGCAAGTACACCTGAAAACAATCCACGAAAGCAGTGCCGCCGCCGGTTGGGCGGGGCCGAGGAGCCTGGTGATAGACCGTACGCCAAGGGCAGGCGGATTGGGCATCGGGTTTAGCGGAGAAGAGCTCTTCATGATGTCGATCGGGGCGAGCCTGTGCAACGATCTGTACAGGGAGGCGGCCATCCGCGGCATCGAGCTGCAGCACGTCGAGATCATCATCAACGGCGACTGGAGCGGGGAACCGGCGCAGGCCCGCAACCTCCGGTACGACATCAAGGTGCAGTCGAACGCGCCGAGAGAAGCCACCGAAGAACTGATCAAACACACGGACCACATCGCGGAAATACCGCATACGCTCAGGGCCGGCACGCCGGTGAGGCTGAATATGATGGAGATTTCAGGGTGA
- a CDS encoding DUF4139 domain-containing protein, giving the protein MKKLYALLTIVVAANVQAQTKKVTVHSTIDHVTVYTQGAQVQRSATTSIPAGTTTLVFPQISPELEEKSIQVQGRGAFTILSVARDRNYLRNQAPNADIRQLQQQQDALEEKLTRENNRLKVYTQEENMLTKNQEIRGANTGLKTQDLREAMDFQRNRLTEILDLQMAIRRNIRDITDQIDRLEAQQSALMAGSDSSTSDLLITVSAKEAISGGFSLSYLVKNAGWYPNYALRVESISRPLAMEYKANVYQQCGEDWKNVKLRLSSGNPSESGQRAELQPWQMRTFNSRADMLNARSLLSRTGNSEARGVVTDGSGQPLPGASIFVPERSIGTTTNENGAFSLQLPPNVRSLNVAYIGFANQTVNVTGSPLRITMVESKRTLDEVVVVGYSSQRKVSASLAGAIKGINIKGKNQTTPPPTIPLDVTTTYKPTTVSFEIINPYTIPSDGKAYTVTIRDMEIPAIYEYHTAPKTDLSAYLLAGITGWEELNLMEGEASIYYEGAYLGKTLLNLQEASDTLFVSLGKDKNIVINRKLQKDYARHQFLSGAQTITHNWEISVKNNKREPVRILVEDQLPISTQKEIEISKTAYPGARLDETTQQVTWDLQVASREEKKMQLQYAVKFPKDKVVNFD; this is encoded by the coding sequence ATGAAAAAACTGTACGCCCTGCTCACGATCGTGGTGGCTGCTAACGTGCAAGCCCAAACGAAGAAAGTGACGGTTCATTCCACCATCGATCACGTGACCGTTTATACGCAGGGCGCGCAGGTGCAGCGCTCGGCCACTACGTCTATTCCCGCCGGCACCACCACGCTCGTGTTCCCGCAGATATCGCCGGAGCTGGAAGAAAAAAGCATCCAGGTGCAAGGCCGCGGCGCGTTCACCATTCTTTCCGTGGCGCGCGACCGGAACTACCTGCGCAACCAGGCCCCCAATGCGGACATCCGGCAGCTGCAGCAACAGCAGGATGCCCTGGAAGAAAAACTGACGCGGGAAAACAACCGCCTGAAAGTATATACGCAGGAAGAAAACATGCTCACCAAAAACCAGGAGATCCGCGGCGCCAACACCGGCCTGAAAACGCAGGATCTCCGCGAGGCCATGGACTTCCAGCGCAACCGCCTGACGGAGATCCTCGACCTCCAGATGGCCATCCGCAGGAATATCCGCGACATCACGGACCAGATAGACCGCCTGGAAGCGCAGCAAAGCGCACTGATGGCGGGCAGCGACAGTTCCACGAGCGACCTGCTCATCACCGTATCCGCCAAAGAAGCCATCAGCGGCGGTTTCAGCCTGAGTTACCTGGTGAAAAACGCCGGCTGGTATCCCAATTACGCCTTGCGGGTAGAAAGTATCAGCCGCCCCCTGGCGATGGAATACAAAGCCAATGTGTACCAGCAGTGCGGGGAAGACTGGAAGAACGTCAAACTCCGCCTGAGCAGCGGCAACCCTTCGGAAAGCGGCCAGCGGGCCGAACTGCAGCCCTGGCAGATGCGTACGTTCAACTCCCGCGCGGACATGCTGAACGCCCGTTCCCTGTTATCGCGCACCGGCAACAGCGAGGCGCGCGGCGTGGTGACGGACGGCAGCGGGCAGCCCCTGCCCGGCGCGTCGATATTCGTGCCGGAGCGCAGCATCGGCACCACCACCAACGAAAACGGCGCGTTCAGCCTCCAGCTGCCGCCCAATGTGCGCTCGCTGAACGTGGCGTATATCGGTTTTGCGAACCAGACGGTGAATGTAACGGGCTCGCCGCTGCGCATCACCATGGTGGAAAGCAAAAGAACGCTGGATGAAGTGGTGGTGGTAGGGTATAGTTCACAACGGAAAGTGTCGGCGAGCCTCGCCGGCGCCATCAAGGGCATCAACATCAAAGGCAAGAATCAAACGACGCCCCCACCCACCATCCCGCTGGATGTGACCACCACTTACAAGCCCACCACCGTCAGCTTCGAAATCATCAACCCTTACACGATCCCTTCGGACGGCAAGGCTTACACCGTTACCATCCGCGATATGGAGATACCGGCCATTTACGAGTACCACACCGCACCCAAGACCGACCTCTCCGCCTATCTGCTGGCGGGCATTACGGGCTGGGAAGAACTGAACCTGATGGAAGGCGAGGCGAGCATTTATTACGAAGGCGCTTACCTCGGCAAAACGCTGCTCAACCTGCAGGAAGCGTCAGACACGCTGTTCGTGTCGCTCGGCAAAGACAAGAACATCGTGATCAACCGCAAACTGCAAAAAGACTATGCGCGGCACCAGTTCCTGAGCGGCGCGCAAACCATTACCCACAACTGGGAGATCAGCGTAAAAAATAATAAACGGGAACCGGTGCGGATACTGGTGGAAGATCAGCTGCCCATTTCCACGCAGAAGGAAATAGAGATCAGCAAAACGGCTTACCCCGGTGCGCGCCTCGACGAAACCACGCAGCAGGTGACCTGGGATTTGCAGGTTGCCTCGCGGGAAGAGAAAAAAATGCAGTTGCAATACGCGGTGAAATTCCCCAAAGACAAGGTGGTGAACTTCGATTAA
- a CDS encoding bactofilin family protein, whose amino-acid sequence MFNQSKKGEGKSLMPTSNINLIGSGTSIHGDIECEGDIRIDGRVNGVVTTKAKIVVGPEGEITGDLVCQSADILGKVTGIIKVEDLLFLKGNAVIKGDIYTAHFEMEPSVKFNGRCYMDPAEAPQPSHSSIEKHSDSKYGRPVLEEETA is encoded by the coding sequence ATGTTTAACCAAAGCAAGAAAGGTGAAGGCAAAAGCCTGATGCCCACCTCCAACATCAACCTGATTGGCAGCGGCACTTCCATCCACGGCGATATCGAGTGCGAAGGGGACATTCGTATAGACGGGCGCGTGAACGGCGTGGTGACCACGAAAGCGAAGATCGTGGTAGGCCCTGAAGGCGAGATCACGGGCGACCTGGTATGCCAGAGTGCGGACATCCTGGGCAAAGTGACCGGCATCATCAAAGTGGAAGACTTATTATTCCTGAAAGGCAATGCCGTGATCAAGGGAGATATTTACACCGCCCATTTCGAGATGGAGCCTTCGGTGAAATTCAACGGGCGTTGTTATATGGACCCCGCTGAGGCGCCGCAGCCCTCACATTCATCAATAGAAAAACACTCGGATTCCAAATATGGAAGACCCGTCCTCGAGGAAGAAACCGCATAA
- a CDS encoding AtpZ/AtpI family protein, with translation MEDPSSRKKPHNLLWRYAGLAFQMMAAIGIALWGGYMLDQWIGMRFPLFMIIFSLLALALLLWQIVKDTGKHDR, from the coding sequence ATGGAAGACCCGTCCTCGAGGAAGAAACCGCATAACCTGCTCTGGCGTTACGCCGGACTCGCTTTTCAAATGATGGCAGCCATTGGTATCGCCTTATGGGGAGGCTATATGCTGGATCAGTGGATAGGGATGCGTTTCCCGCTCTTCATGATCATTTTTTCTTTACTCGCATTAGCCCTACTTTTGTGGCAAATTGTAAAAGATACCGGCAAGCATGACCGATAA